A genomic stretch from Ooceraea biroi isolate clonal line C1 chromosome 3, Obir_v5.4, whole genome shotgun sequence includes:
- the LOC105281323 gene encoding glutathione S-transferase — MTKYKLRYFDVMGLGEPIRFLLSYGGLEFEDIRVDRGAWTKMKPTMPFGQLPILEIDGKVYSQTLPICRYLAKQYDLSGKTDLDALEIDAVANALHDLRKQIALFYRETDEVLKAKKKKEVLSTVVPFYLEKLEELASKNGGYLHGGELSYADLFFVAIADSLSNACELDITRGKPNLKSLREKVLALPGIKTWVEKRPKLDF, encoded by the exons ATGACCAAGTACAAGCTTCGCTACTTTGACGTGATGGGTTTGGGTGAACCCATCAGGTTCCTGCTCAGTTACGGCGGCCTCGAATTCGAGGACATCCGCGTCGATCGCGGCGCTTGGACAAAGATGAAGCCGA caaTGCCGTTCGGTCAATTGCCTATCCTAGAGATCGATGGCAAGGTTTACTCGCAAACGTTGCCGATCTGTCGTTACTTGGCGAAGCAGTACGATTTGTCGGGCAAGACGGACTTGGACGCCTTGGAAATCGACGCTGTCGCCAACGCTCTTCACGATCTCCGGAAAC AGATAGCGCTGTTCTACAGAGAGACCGACGAGGTCCTGAAAGctaaaaagaagaaggaagtaCTGAGCACCGTCGTGCCATTCTATTTGGAGAAGCTGGAGGAGCTGGCCAGCAAGAATGGCGGGTACCTACACGGGGGTGAG CTAAGCTACGCTGATTTGTTTTTCGTCGCTATCGCGGATTCTCTGAGCAATGCCTGCGAGCTCGACATCACGCGGGGAAAACCGAATTTAAAATCTCTCCGGGAAAAAGTACTCGCGCTTCCCGGAATTAAGACGTGGGTGGAAAAGAGGCCCAAATTGGATTTCTGA
- the LOC105281322 gene encoding uncharacterized protein LOC105281322, whose product MEDKVLYALVGLWDKNGCKIIADYPADEDFTYRSIVLSTVDGIRSVVDDRISVDRDKYAVHILFSEYCYACLTLKAETTSSMIELGTRSQVFLQKLRSVYKELPMLRDLSKNLINRENLVDFSKPIQIITDHNHQNNSNQVIAKLEDELVEVRHALMTAVEKIVDRGQKLDDLVRKAEFLEISVRMASLLRFAINSAELQKAIKVRHDSAESSRRLHFIAARKIQAWFRGIATRNHLRKLHENATVLQRHWRGYRARMFVNRYLVERVHQMWQDYYNSMATRIQAVWRGYWTRKTQINVLQLRQWRKDVYAKNNETLENMKKYVRVYPLLALLMIHYILIDFGRGNSITQKTRLSKKRCTGSYSFCLK is encoded by the exons ATGGAAGACAAGGTGCTTTACGCTCTGGTGGGCTTGTGGGACAAAAACGGTTGCAAAATCATCGCCGATTATCCTGCGGATGAGGATTTCACTTACCGATCCATCGTCCTGAGCACTGTCGACGGCATAAGGAGTGTCGTGGATGACAGGATCAGCGTCGACAGGGACAA GTACGCGGTACACATCCTGTTCAGCGAATATTGCTATGCCTGTTTGACGTTGAAAGCAGAAACCACCTCGTCGATGATTGAGCTTGGAACTCGCTCCCAAGTATTTTTACAAAAGCTGCGAAGTGTCTACAAGGAGTTGCCAATGTTGAGGGATTTGTCGAAGAATCTGATCAATCGAGAGAACTTGGTTGATTTCTCCAAACCGATACAGATAATC ACAGATCACAATCACCAGAATAATTCCAACCAAGTAATCGCAAAACTGGAAGACGAATTGGTCGAAGTTCGTCACGCGCTCATGACTGCGGTCGAGAAGATAGTTGATAGGGGCCAGAAATTAGATGATCTCGTCCGAAAGGCGGAATTCCTTGAGATTTCGG TGAGAATGGCGTCATTGCTGCGGTTCGCGATCAACTCCGCCGAATTGCAAAAGGCGATTAAAGTTAGACACGATTCGGCCGAATCATCGAGACGTCTGCACTTTATAGCTGCTCGTAAGATCCAG GCTTGGTTCCGTGGCATCGCCACTCGCAATCATCTTCGTAAGCTCCACGAAAACGCGACGGTTTTGCAGCGTCATTGGCGCGGTTATCGCGCCAGGATGTTCGTCAATCGCTATCTGGTCGAACGTGTTCATCAGATGTGGCAGGATTATTACAACAGCATGGCCACGAGGATCCAAGCCGTTTGGCGAGGCTACTGGACGAGAAAGACGCAAATAAATGTCTTGCAGTTGCGACAATGGCGGAAAGACGTTTACGCGAAGAATAACGAAACTTTGGAGAACATGAAGAAGTACGTTCGCGTATATCCGTTGCTGGCACTcttaatgatacattacatcTTGATAGATTTCGGCAGAGGGAACTCGATCACGCAGAAAACGCGACTGAGCAAGAAGCGATGCACTGGATCTTATTCATTTTGTTTAAAGTAA